AGCTGCGGATTGGCGACTGCCGACGAGTTCATGCTGACCTTGTCCGCGCCGGCGTTCAGCAGGCGCCGCACGTCTTCGACCGCGCGCACGCCGCCGCCCACCGTGAGCGGGATGAACACCTGCGACGCGACCGCCTCGATGATCGGCAGGATCAGGTCGCGGCCGTCCGACGTCGCGGTGATGTCGAGGAACGTGAGTTCGTCGGCGCCCTGGTCGTCGTAGCGCCGCGCGATCTCGACGGGGTCTCCCGCGTCGCGCAGCTCGACGAAATTGACACCCTTGACGACGCGCCCGGCGGTCACGTCGAGACAGGGGATGATGCGTTTAGCTAGAGCCATGATGTTGCGCGGCATGCCGCGGGTAATGCCGGCCGCGCGAGGCGGACGGCTTGGCGAAAAGGCGTCGTGCCGAGACGGTGCGTCAGGCGTCGTCGAGTTCGCCGTTCAGTTCGTCCGCACGCTTTTGCGCGGCGGCGAAATCGAGGTCGCCCGAGTAGATCGCCCGGCCGCAGATCACGCCTTCGATACCCTCGTCTTCCACTTCGCAGAGCTTCTCGATATCGACGATGTTCGACAGGCCGCCGCTCGCGATCACCGGAATGCCGACCGCCTGTGCGAGCTTCACCGTCGCCTCGATGTTGATGCCCTGCAGCATCCCGTCGCGGCCGATGTCGGTGTAGACGATCGATTCGACGCCGTAGTCCTCGAACTTCTGCGCGAGATCGATCACTTCATGGCCCGTGAGCTTGCTCCAGCCGTCGGTGGCGACCTTGCCGTCCTTCGCGTCGAGGCCGACGATGATGTTGCCCGCGAACGCGCTGCACGCGTCGCGCAGGAAGCCCGGGTCCTTCACCGCCGCGGTGCCGA
Above is a window of Burkholderia thailandensis E264 DNA encoding:
- the hisA gene encoding 1-(5-phosphoribosyl)-5-[(5-phosphoribosylamino)methylideneamino]imidazole-4-carboxamide isomerase; this translates as MLLIPAIDLKDGQCVRLKQGDMDQATIFSEDPAAMARKWVDLGARRLHLVDLNGAFAGKPKNLEAIEAILGEVGDEIPVQLGGGIRSLETIEKYLDAGLSYVIIGTAAVKDPGFLRDACSAFAGNIIVGLDAKDGKVATDGWSKLTGHEVIDLAQKFEDYGVESIVYTDIGRDGMLQGINIEATVKLAQAVGIPVIASGGLSNIVDIEKLCEVEDEGIEGVICGRAIYSGDLDFAAAQKRADELNGELDDA